GCACGCGCCTCGGCCTCCGCCTTGCGGCGGCGGATGAAGCTGCGGTGGAACAGGTACTCGCCCCCGGCCAGCAGGGCTGAAGCGGCGATGACGATCAGGACGATGACGTTCACAAACCTCCCCGGCGGAGCGCGGCGCGCTCCTTGCCTCTGGGGGGAAACGCCTCGGGCTTAGGCGCTCCCCTTGGCGGGCAGGGCCCGGTCCAGGAGCTCGACCATCCGCTCCAGGCGCTCGGTCACTCCCTGGTGGTGCTCGACTTCCGCGTTCTTCGTCTGAAAGTGCTCGTCGGCGATGTTCAGGGCCGCGAGGATGGCGACCTTGAGGGAATCGACCGTCGCCGTGTGATCGGAGACTTCGCGCATCTTCCGGTCGACGAAGGCGGCCAGATCGGTGATGTAGGACGTGTCTCCCTCGCCGCGCAGGTTGTAGATCTGGCCGTAGATCTCCACCGGCACGAGGTTCACGATCTTTTCCATGAGTTCTCCTCCAACGGGGCCGCGCGGGCGGCCGCGAGGATCAGTTGTCCGGGTGCCCGGAGGCGGGGATCTCCTCCATGGCGGCGAAGGTCTCCAGCATGCGCGTTACGCGCCCGCGGATCTCCTGCCGCTCCTCCTGCAGGAGCTGCAGCTGGCGCCGGACCTCGTCGCCGCGCCGGTGCTGCTCCTCCAGCGACGCGATCGAATCCAGAGCCTGCTTGTGCCGCTGCTCCGCCGCCTGGATCTGGGACTTGAGATCAAGATTCTCACGCTTCAGCGAGCGCACCAGATCCGCGGCGCGGCGCACCCGCTCCTCGAGGAATTCCAGGACTTCCAGTTCCGAGGCCAAGGTCACCTCCTTCATTGGCCGCGCAACACGGCGCCG
This genomic interval from Candidatus Polarisedimenticolia bacterium contains the following:
- a CDS encoding cell division protein ZapA, with the protein product MEKIVNLVPVEIYGQIYNLRGEGDTSYITDLAAFVDRKMREVSDHTATVDSLKVAILAALNIADEHFQTKNAEVEHHQGVTERLERMVELLDRALPAKGSA